From a single Nicotiana tomentosiformis chromosome 2, ASM39032v3, whole genome shotgun sequence genomic region:
- the LOC104100221 gene encoding non-classical arabinogalactan protein 30-like isoform X1 — translation MAAFGVILVLVLSSFTVLGQNEGIVTSELAPHSLVSFPPVETPKPHNGGHHHHHHHNHKHSQAAASSPSHSSPTPSSPPVKLPSPPVNPLTPPAHSPSKPPTPPAHPPVKPPSPLPTRKFVGVRGVVYCKSCKYRGVDTLLGASPIQGAVVKLACNNTKYHLTALGTTDKNGFFFIQPKWLTTAGYHKCKVFLAKSPKPECSVPTNFHNGQAGAMLNPAPLPPPAPMTSKPVDSETGVKLFNVGPFAFEPSKNLPCKQ, via the exons ATGGCTGCCTTTGGGGTCATTCTAGTTTTAGTACTTAGCTCATTTACAGTTCTTGGCCAAAATGAAGGCATTGTAACTTCAGAACTAGCTCCTCATTCCCTTGTTAGCTTCCCACCTGTTGAAACCCCTAAGCCTCATAATGGTGGccatcaccaccaccaccaccacaaccacaagcaCTCCCAAGCCGCAGCTTCTTCTCCTTCTCACTCTTCACCAACACCCTCATCACCACCAGTCAAACTACCGTCTCCGCCTGTTAACCCACTAACTCCACCTGCTCATTCGCCTAGTAAACCACCAACTCCGCCTGCTCATCCACCAGTTAAACCACCATCTCCTCTTCCAACCAGGAAGTTTGTTGGTGTAAGAGGAGTTGTTTACTGCAAATCTTGCAAGTACAGGGGGGTTGACACTCTCTTGGGAGCTTCTCCAATTCAGG GAGCTGTGGTGAAGCTGGCATGCAACAACACAAAGTACCACCTAACAGCCCTAGGCACAACAGACAAGAATGGTTTCTTCTTCATCCAACCAAAATGGCTGACCACAGCAGGTTACCATAAGTGCAAGGTGTTCTTAGCAAAATCACCAAAACCAGAGTGCAGTGTCCCAACAAATTTCCACAATGGACAAGCTGGAGCCATGTTGAACCCTGCACCACTGCCACCACCAGCTCCAATGACATCAAAGCCAGTGGATTCTGAGACAGGGGTTAAGCTCTTTAATGTGGGACCTTTTGCTTTTGAGCCCTCAAAGAATCTGCCGTGCAAGCAGTAG
- the LOC104100221 gene encoding uncharacterized protein isoform X3, producing MSCLFSVYAFAGKVEHILYDASEVSFSSDQDIDEFWEYLKNELSTEEAKNAKIADEIEELSREYVEGYSKLGNGIEGLSCSLELIESQGLERGRVLANFACSTPGEDKGNLSNASAEYNFKILELGNQLEKSNMNLKSLQDLESTFNRFEAT from the exons ATGTCGTGTTTGTTCTCTGTGTATGCTTTTGCAGGCAAAGTGGAACATATATTGTATGATGCTTCAGAAGTTAGCTTCTCTTCTGATCAGGATATAG ATGAATTTTGGGAATATTTGAAGAATGAGCTAAGCACAGAGGAGGCTAAAAATGCAAAAATAGCAGATGAAATTGAGGAGCTTTCAAGGGAATATGTTGAAG GTTATAGCAAATTGGGGAACGGGATTGAAGGCTTAAGTTGTTCTTTGGAGCTTATTGAATCACAG GGACTTGAACGTGGAAGAGTACTGGCAAATTTTGCTTGTTCTACACCTGGAGAAGATAAAGGAAACTTGTCAAATGCATCTGCAGAATATAACTTTAAG ATCTTAGAATTAGGTAATCAGCTTGAGAAGAGCAACATGAATTTGAAGTCATTGCAAGATCTCGAGAGTACTTTCAACAG GTTTGAGGCTACATAG
- the LOC104100221 gene encoding uncharacterized protein isoform X2 has translation MYYTHTYMFGRSFIIHTDTHTYIFGGSFIFHLNLVFATSDEFWEYLKNELSTEEAKNAKIADEIEELSREYVEGYSKLGNGIEGLSCSLELIESQGLERGRVLANFACSTPGEDKGNLSNASAEYNFKILELGNQLEKSNMNLKSLQDLESTFNRFEAT, from the exons ATGtattacacacacacatatatgttTGGCAGGAGCTTTATTATACACAcagacacacacacatatatcTTTGGAGGGAGCTTTATCTTCCATTTAAACCTCGTTTTTGCAACTTCAGATGAATTTTGGGAATATTTGAAGAATGAGCTAAGCACAGAGGAGGCTAAAAATGCAAAAATAGCAGATGAAATTGAGGAGCTTTCAAGGGAATATGTTGAAG GTTATAGCAAATTGGGGAACGGGATTGAAGGCTTAAGTTGTTCTTTGGAGCTTATTGAATCACAG GGACTTGAACGTGGAAGAGTACTGGCAAATTTTGCTTGTTCTACACCTGGAGAAGATAAAGGAAACTTGTCAAATGCATCTGCAGAATATAACTTTAAG ATCTTAGAATTAGGTAATCAGCTTGAGAAGAGCAACATGAATTTGAAGTCATTGCAAGATCTCGAGAGTACTTTCAACAG GTTTGAGGCTACATAG